A region of Nostoc sp. 'Peltigera membranacea cyanobiont' N6 DNA encodes the following proteins:
- a CDS encoding DUF1493 family protein — protein MSFTKRFNQLAAILSHELGVQTKYITLNTRLREDLKIDGHDVDVLFCKIVEQFGVDWQGFVFYRYFHEEPHLFSLLFESYYRKRYGTLKTITISHLL, from the coding sequence ATGTCATTTACAAAGAGATTTAATCAGCTTGCAGCCATTCTTTCTCATGAACTGGGTGTGCAAACAAAGTATATTACTCTTAATACACGGCTTCGGGAAGACCTCAAAATAGATGGCCATGATGTTGATGTACTATTTTGTAAAATCGTTGAACAGTTTGGCGTAGATTGGCAAGGGTTTGTTTTTTACCGCTATTTCCATGAAGAACCACATTTATTTTCTTTACTTTTTGAATCTTACTATCGCAAACGTTACGGTACGCTCAAAACAATTACCATCAGCCATCTACTATAG